A window of Pangasianodon hypophthalmus isolate fPanHyp1 chromosome 29, fPanHyp1.pri, whole genome shotgun sequence genomic DNA:
TCACCAAATCTATTTATGAGAAAACTACTACAGTCAAAGTATTAGAATTTTATAATGGGATTTTTGAGAATACTTTAGGCAAAGTATTATAATTTTATGATAGGAAATGTGTAATCACTTTGGTTATATGCATAATTGCATAATAATCAGTCTTTCTAGTGCTATTACCTGAGGTAAattaaacacaagcctcatcaTCTAATCACTCAGCTGATCGATGTTGCAAATCTCAGTAGACCttgttagtaaatcagcttgcatgttttttgtggGTGTTATTCCCCAAACATTTAGTAAAACAGAGCCTCGTTGTCATAGAATTAGTTGTAACCTTAACATCTGGACTACAAAGAATTGGAGTGTTGGTCGAACAGCTACTGAAACCTGTTCACATCAACATGTCCACTTAGAACAAACCAGGACTTCTAGAAATAAAGATCCCACTTCTGGAAATAAAGAAATGGGCAGGTGCTTTCTGGGTATTAAAGGTCCGCtagttcttcagttgtcccacTGGGGAAAACACTTAAAGGTTCTGCGTAGAATCCAACAAGAGAGTGTTTCCTTGTCAGAAGGAGTTACAAGTAGAATCCCTGCAGGAAGCTAAGAGTTCTTCACTATCCAAGAAAACCCTTGAAAAATCCTTGAAATGTGTAACCAAGCTCTGTGACTTTTTGTGAGactttttcccagaatgcaACATGTGAGCCCTTGTGGTGACCAGTATGAATATGAATGGAAAACATTATGGCTTTTATCTATTCCTCTACCGTGATTCGACAGAGCCATCATGTGGTAGAATCAGCTTACTGCTAACAGCAGCTGGTTTTCTCGCTGTATTCTTGACTAACCCAGGAATGTTTGAGAGCATCTGTTGGGCCCTTAGGCAACGTCCTTAACCCTCTACTGCTCTGCAATGCATACAAGCATCTGTTGGAtgaaaatgttgttttatttaagtcTTGGAAACACATCGATGGTGTAgagtaacaaaaataaaacacagaaatcaAGGCAGAAGaaactgaaagagaaaagaaaattttaCCAACTAAAAGTCTGATGCATAgttggggtccctggaggactagtggttagaccTTGGCGCTGTCACTGCCgcagcccgggttcgattcccggccactGCGGTTGCACAAAAACAGTGCGCtgccagtgccggtcccaagcctggataaaattggggagggttgcgtcaggaagggcatctggcataaaaaatGTGCcgaatcaaatatgcggaccaatgatccgctgtggcgacccctaaagggagcagctgaaagaagaacaacagcaATAAAATCTGCTGCACAGTTATGTGTCAGTTTACCTTCTGGTTCATTGGAGAAATTGGGTTTACAAATGGCCtagcattttatttcatttactatttttatgtttttctatGTTTGAGTTATACCAGTATTTCTCAGAAgcaatgtgtgaaaaaaaaaaaaaaagatacattcCAATCAGTTAGGATAGGCATGGCCTTTGCTGTTGCTGCTCAAAAGGATCTTAATTATCATTCCCTTTATAACTCacagtaggtgttgattaattttctgattgtgctgacagtagttctggcggCAATGGTTCGTTTTGATATATTAACTTTCCTATAGTAACATCTTacccagggacttgtatggtggatgatctagataaaaaggtaaaaaaaaatgtgtgcaaaagctttctgtaaggcaacatttatttagcatttttggatcGAGTCTACAGTGTctgcgctttgtaacagtaagaggTAAAGTTGTTCTTTTACACTTTCcagcatgggaaagtcttcagcatGGAGGGTTTTGAAGTTTCTCTGTAAtctgacaagctgcatttttgtctgattaacttcaagagaaagtgaaggaatgactgtttatagctgttataatgtaagtaataaatggatgtcattctttaataataaaaaaaaatagcattggcaaattgctgtagtgctgtagtataagaggaataaaacactagttGTGTGCTGCTactgaaaataatctacttcagAGTTGTaccagtaactccactttgcatcATGcaaccccatcactgattaatttcctataacagcatgccatatcatgttttttttcttttcccttacATAAATTATGTTTGCACTGTGTCTTTTTTGTGGCTTGAAACAGAACACATTTGTCTAAAACTGTTCTCTGTTGCTTTCAGCAGTGAAGAGAAAAATCATTCTAATCCATGATTCATCTGCAAGAGGAAAATGCAACACTAGAGCCTATTAATATTTACACCCAGAATGTAACTAATGAGAAAACTGATCATTTAATTTTGGCTGTACAAAGTGTTTACAATGATTAATCccattttgaaattaaaatgtttttgctctGAAGCAGCAACAAATATGTGCATTTATCCCCTCTGGAGTTCATGTGAAAATATTCTGGGGGCATTAGGCAGAAACAATTTATCAAATCAGACTAATTAATGTATGCGTTTTACATACATTCTTTCCACATCAGTTAAATTttttatgggtgtgtgtgtgtgtgtgtgtgtgtgtgtgtgtgtgtgtgttctctgaaGAAACGGGAGGCTATTTAATATTACAGGCTCGGCTTATTAGCATCACACAGCCAAGAGCACCCCATGCATTTTTAAAGGGCATTATTCTAAAGAATTGCTGCCTTGATAAGCATTTTCTTGCCTCCCTCATGTCAAGCagtgaaatgtaatgtaattcagggcttttttttatcctttcatATTATGAAATGCAGATAAAAGAATGAAGTTTCACATGTCAATTTTCGAGACTGTAAATAAGGtttattcagtaataaatggTGAGCTTAACAGTGCAACAAGTCTTTTACAGTATAACAATGTACACCATATGGctaaatgtatgtggacacctgaacatcacacctatatgtgcccattccaatGAGCATTAAAATGCAGTTGGTcctctctttgctgttataataacctccactcttctgggaaggatttccactagattttggagcgtggctgtgggaattgtaggtcaagtggctttattgtcatttcaaccatatacagctggtacagtactcagtgaaaagaaacaacgttcctccaggaccatggtgctacataaaacaacacagaactacttGAGACTATACAGAACTAAATAAGACTACACCGACCTACACAGGACTGCATAAAGTGCACATGAGCAAACGTATGCAAatagcacaagacagtacaacaaTTACtaaaaaacaggacaataggcacagttaAGGAAAGTGCAGCGCTGGCCAGTACACAGTACTAGTGTGGAATAAAGTTCAAAGagatattacaatataatactagatgctgtaaatgtaaacatgacaTACTAattagcagcaaaaatgcaggtgGTTAATACCGTATTTTGTTGCAATTTAAGaaggaaatgtgcaaaaattgcaaagggagtggAATGGTGTTCAGATGAATATAGCTTCCTAACAAGTgtactcattcagccacaacagcattagtgaggtcaggcagtgatgttgggTTTGGATCTGGgctgcagtcggtgttccagttcatcccaaaggtgatcagtggggttgaggacaAGGCTCTGTGagggccactcgagttcttccacatcaaacttggcaaaccatgtcttcacggacctcactttgtgcacaggggcactgtcatgctggaacaggtttgggtccctttagttctagtgaaggaaCATCTTAACGCTACACCATACAaacacatcctatacaattgtgtgtttccaactttgtggcaacagtttggggaagaaccacatacgggtgtgatgggcaggtgtccGCAATCTTTCGGCCATATAGCgtacttttgtacattttacagGAGTTAGAAGAACTCCTAGATAAGACATTTCATATTGTAAAATGTCTTCGCATCAGAGCATGTAACTAAACCAAAACATTTGCAGTTTCATGTTCCCCTTCGGTCTAAAACCATAAACCTTTGTTATTGTACTGAGGGAAGTATTGCAATGGTCCATTTTCTAAGTGGCCCTTTATATACCTGAGAGATGTAATGCTACTCTGTGGCCTGCTGCAACCCTCCAATGCTCCATCTGTAGTCACTTCACTCGCAGTCTACATCGCCATCAAGAAGATGTCTTCAGAGGACAAACCTTTGTGGAGACCCAGTGGGCAGTCCAGCTGTTGCCTCTGTTGTCAGTGGAAGCAGCTGCAGGTACAAGAGTATGAAAGCCTAAGGTAACCCATCCTGCAGTGAGTTAGCTGGACCCCTCGCTAGCATTTCTGGTTCCTGACTTTCAGCAGCAGCTCAGGTTTGACATGGGCAGTTAACGCTCTCTCAGTGTAAACTGCCACATCTGAGTGTTGGTTTTACACCCGAGATTGATGGCCCTGGGTCTGTAACAAATTCCAATAGCAATACCAGGACCACCATGACTctggccaggataaagctgttcctgaagatgaatggataaattaatgaataactgAAATGTACTGAATTTTGTTCTTACATCCAATTTTTATGACAACAAAGACATCAAAGATGCCCCTTTCTCACTGACAACATCTTGAGCTGTACTTTTTAGAAACTGAGGTACAGAGGTTGTCAGCAGAGTTTTCCAACACGTTCTCACTTCTATCTGGTTACACTAACCTCATATAGCACTGAAACCTCATGACTTCCCCGGGCATGGCTGTACACAGCCggccagagagagacagtaccTAGTGGAGCTGAAATTGACCCTGAACTTAACCCTGAACTTGAGCTAAGCAGTGAGAAACACCACTGATTTGCCATCCCgtgtatgaaaagaaaaacacaacctGTGAGAGTGATAGAGGATACTGTGGAACAAAAGCTATCCTGTGGATGAAATCCAAAACTATACAAATGATTGTCCGGCTAGTGTATAAAAAATGAACCATTACCAGTGATGAGCAATCCTGTGTGTAAAAGTAAAACACAACATTTGATGCAGTACACAATGAGCAATAAAAAGCAGGGGACAGGTTAGTCATGGTATGGAAATCAAAACTCTTACAGTGATAAGCAATCCTGTGGATAAAAACcaaaatgatttgtttcataCTAATCCTtagtatgaaaaataaaacgcTACTTGTGATTGGCAATCCTGTGCAAAACACAACTAGTAATCTACATAAGAAGCGTGGAGGATAAGGTCCGCTAGGGAAAacacttaaaggttctgtgtagaatcCAACAAGAGAGTGTTTCCTTGTCAGAAGGAGTTACAAGTAGAATCCCTGCATGAAGCTAAGAGTTCTTCACTATCCAACGAACCCTTGAAAAATCCTTGAAGTGTGTAACCAAGCTCTGTGACTTCATTTGTGAGGCACCATACAGACACTGCAGCCCCTAGCCATATGCAATGACTTTTATTCAGCACGCACAGACGATGTCAATGCCAAGGCTGCAACAAGGCTGCTATACTGATGGGGATTCATtgactaagacaaaaaaaggtgGTGTGAGACAGTTGAGTGGTCATTTTATCTAGTAGCTGACAGCATTTGCCTGATTAGCTTTATGACTTGTTACAAAAATTTTCCATccatccggagcctatccccggggacttggggcacaaggcaggggacaccctggacagggtgccaacccattgcagggcacaactgcacacacattcacacactacagacaatttagaaatgccaatcagcctacaacacatgtatttggactgggggaaggaaccagagtacccagaggaaacccccaaagcacagggagaacatgcaaactccgtgcacacagggtggaggcggcATTCGAACCCCCAACTCCGGAGGTGCAAGGCacacgtgctaaccactaagccactgtgtcCCCATGCAAAAATTATcaataaaataaccaaaaataaGCCAGTTTTCCTCAGAACACGCACAAAATCGATCAACTCGAAAACTAAGAGATAGTGAAACTAGGCCCACCACCTATAAGTTATAAtcttttgtaattattttgctttaaagttgttttattctctctcattttatttatttacatattttttgtttgtttgtttgcttgttacTTGACAAATTATGTTTTAATTCCACAGCAAGGCCGTCTTGAACTGAACTGCGTATCCAATGACAGACGCTAGGGGGCGTCCTCGGGTTCCTCGCCCGGAAGTAACGTCACAGAAATCACGTCGCTGAACAGCAGTATTTGAAGCCTTTTGTTGTACGACTCCGGCAGCCATTTTACGAAGTGGATTCATACGAGAACATCAGGGCAGTAGTCTGTTTTGTTAAAGGTTACTCCGTGGCGAACAGACTTTCCACTCTCTGTAGTAGCGTTTAGAGCTTAACGGGGCgagttttcatattttttattaagaatTAATTGCTTGTTAGCTATGTCTCGTGACCGTTTCAGGAATCGCGGAGGATTCCAGCAGCGAGgccgaggaggaggaggaggaatgcGGGGCGGAATGGGAAACCCAAATTTTCGAAATAATAATCCACAGCATCCGTTTCAGAACCGCGGCCCTCAGCCTGGTGGTGGTTATAAGCCCAATCAGGGAAATCCAGTGAACCAAGCCACCCCGCAGAAACCGGAGGGAACTAATGTCACCCAGAAGCCCGAGATGAAGTCGCCGCCgccgcagcagcagcagcagcagcagcctgaTGCACAGAGCAAGGCTCCggcccaacaacaacaactacagcAGCAGCAAGTACAACCGCCTCCGACTCAACAACCACCGGTTCAGTCACCTCCGCCGAAAAACATTAATACCAGACCAGAACCCTCAACACCACAGAATCAACCCCGAAAAAACCAGCAGAAGACACCAGTCAGTGGAAACGGCTCAAAGCCTCCTAACAGTGAAGGCCAGACATCGCGTGCAGCTGATGCCGCCGAACCGCAGGTGAGAAAAAATATCagaagtggtttttttttttgtttttttttacataactttttttgtaatttccGTGCTTGGTTATTTATCTTGTTGGCTAGCGTATAAAACACCACAGCCCAGGTCGCTAGCCTTCTTCATTTTCATGAGCACTAGATTTAGGCTGAATCTCAAATAGgtcactattccctactccctacatgTGTAAGTAATGGCAAGTGCagtctatgtagtgcacttagtGCTAGACAGCTATCTATTTGGGCTTCGGCCATTAGCGGCCCTGTGACGCATTTACGCTCCTGTGCAGCCATTTTGTTGAACTGAACAAAGGTGCTATAAGCGAGCTAGCTAACGATGCTAAATAACCAGAGGGCTAATTAGTAtctgcaataataaaaataaaaggcttATTGGATAAATGTTGTTGGCTGAATTGTTAAGTTACTGTTAGATCGAATGTAACCGTTTCCAtatgaatattttcttttttccctcctttttgcTAGTTAGTTAATAGTATGTTATAGCTGTAACTTAGTTGCTGGCTAAAGACTATAATCATGTTTCTTTTAGCCAGCtctgtaactttatttatttattttattaatttgtaccAAAGAGTACATTTAGAAACACTAGTTATCGCTCTAGACTAGAAGGTTCACTCTATCCATCCATAatgcttttaatgtttaatttctcACTTCTCCAGTTTTTTCCCAaagaatttaaaagaaatagtTGATAGTTAGGTTAGTTGTGTTGGGAAACTTGAGAGACAGTGGACAGGGTCACTAACCTCTTTCCTTTTCATGAGCACTAGATTTAAACTGAATCTCAGATGGCCCACTTTTCCTTGCTCCCTGTTGTGTCAGTAATGGCCAGTGTGGCTTATCCAGTGCACTCTGAGGCCAGAagggagccatttgggatttggcCCTGTTTACTCTCATGCGCGGCCATTTTgttgagctttaaaaaaaaaaaaaaaagctactaaCCGAACTAGCTAACGACGCTAAATAACCTGCTAGCTATTGAGTAACTGTATCTAACTAACAAAAATAGAGACGAGGTGGATATAATAACGTTAGTGTTAGCTGAATTGCTTTTGTTTGATGGATATGTTTCACTGTAATATAGTTTTGGTATACGAAATTTCGACCCCCTCCCTTTTTTGATAGTTAGCTGATGCTAGCTGTTGTGCTGGTTTCTTATTTAGCTAATCGGCTAacaacaatggacattgtttttgttgttttttttttttttttttttttttttagccagtgGTGCTAATGTTAGATAAAAATAAGCAACAATAACGAACATAACATTTTAGAAGCTTGGTTTCAcagtgcaatttatttatttatttattttaatgtatttattcttaGAAAACATTCATTTGAAACGCTCTTTAGACAAGCCGGTTAGATGTACAGAAAGCAACAGGATGCTTTTAGTGAGCTGTACATGTAATTTCTTTAAGTTTCTGTCTCAAACTTTAATGAGTCCATCTTTTTTGTAAGTGAACTGCATGAGATAGCTTTTGTACGAATTGAGCAAAATGCTAATGGTGAAATATTAACTTTTAGGAATTTAAGGCATCGCTCTCAATGCTGCGCAGACCCGGGGAGAAAACCTACACTCAGCGATGCCGGCTGTTCATCGGCAATTTGCCCAACGACATTACCGAAGACGAGTTCAGAAAGCTGTTCTCCAAGTATGGAGAGCCCAGTGAAATCTTCATTAATCAAGGCAAAGGGTTTGGCTTCATAAGGCTGGTAAGACTCTTATACTTTTTCCTTAAACTTGCAATTTGAAGCCCAAAGGTCGAGTCtaaaacagttttattatttttcccttttGCTTTTAGGAGTCACGCGCTTTAGCAGAGATTGCAAAGGCTGAATTGGACGATAAACCCATGAAAGGCAGACCACTCAGGGTTCGCTTTGCTACCCATTCAGCTGCATTATCCATCCGTAATCTGTCCCCGTATGTCTCCAATGAGCTTCTCGAGGAGGCTTTCTCCCAGTTTGGAGTGGTCGAAAGGGCAGTGGTTATCGTGGATGACCGTGGGCGCTCTGTTGGAAAAGGCATCGTTGAGTTTGCTACCAAGCCGGCAGCTCGAAAAGCTCTTGATCGGTGCAATGATGGAGTCTTCCTACTCACGGCGTAAGATTTCTTACATCCAGTATTACCTTCCTGTTTTGCAGTACAATCAGAGTGTGAGTAGAAGCAGGGCACTGATTCAGAGATGAATAGGACAACATACATCACTGAACATGGCAACTGCCTTTTGTAAGCCCCACCCCTCAGTAAAACAAGCCAATCACTTTTGTGGTAAATATGTTGGCAAAACACACTGGGATCTTTCATGAAGCAAGCAAGTTGGATAAGCCAGGCTTATTTCAACAAGCATGGCTAATTTCTGTCAATTTTATTTCCACAAAGTTTCTCACAAGCCCTGCTGAGTTACTATGGCAGTATTAGTTTTTGGGCAAAACTGCTCCATGTCTggttagtttttaaaaattagccCACATTGTGGAATACCCCGCTGGCCTATCAGATTCTTACactgacacatgcacacatgtagGGCACTTTGAACAAAAGGAACTGGCCGGGAGTGTTGTTGACTGATAAGCAGAGTGGGCAGAAAAAGGGCTTTGGAAGAAtgctgtttttgtgtatgtCTGAGTTTATTTTGCTAATCTCTCCCACCACTAGGTCACCTCGTCCAGTTGTTGTTGAGCTGATGGATCAGTTTGATGATGAAGACGGTCTGCCAGAGAAGCTTGCCCAGAAGAACCCAAATTATCAGAAGTGAGTTCCAGAGTTACTAAAGACATTCCTCCACTTTTTTCAGTTCCAGATGTACTGTCTGAAACATGATCATACATGACCCAGAGTTTTAATGTACATAATTGCTCTTCTTATAAAGGCTctataaggttgttgaaacacaCTGTGGATTAGGGTAGAGATTAATTTGTCCGTTTTTGCAGAAATAgattataaacttttttttttttttttgtatgttcttGGTTTttattcagagagagagagcagcccCCACGTTTTGCCAGACCAGGCACCTTCGAGTTTGAATACTCACAACGGTGGAAGTCTCTTGATGACATGGAGAAACAGCAGAGGCAGCAGGTGGAGAAAAATATCCGTGAAGCCCGTGAGAAGCTGGAAGCAGAAATGGAAGATGCCTACCATGAGCACCAAGCTAACTTGCTTCGACAGGGTAAATGTCTATGTTCATAGACTATCAAGTGTGTTAGATGTTTGACATTACTCCTTGAATGtaaattttgatcattttttccccctccttcaGATCTTCTTAGGCGACAAGAGGAACTGCGACGCATGGAGGAGATGCATAATCAGGAAATGCAAAAACGCAAAGAGATGCAGCTTAGGTACAGAATTTCATTTTTCCCAGTTATTTCCTGGAGgtttttgtaattgttatttatCGTTTGATGGGTGACTTACCAGTAGCATTAAAACCAGTGTTTAACCAAACTCAGTGTAACAGTAATCTTTAAACATTTACGTTCTCAGAAATCACACGTAAGGGAgctttgttaaaaatataattgaaaaaaatcttGCTGTGTCCCATTTTTGCTGTCATGCTATTTTGGTATCAGGTATTTTGTGAGGCCTGATACAAATGAATTTAGCCAGTACCATAGCCATGTTTTCATCATCACTGATATTCTTTTTGTCAGGCAAGAGGAGGAGCGACGCAGACGGGAGGAGGAAATGATGCGGCAGAGAGAAATGGAAGAACAGATGAGGCGCAAGCGTGAGGAGTCCTACAGAATGGGTGGTTTCATGGACAGTGTAAGCCTATTGTATTTTGTCCTGTTTTATCCGTCAGTGTGGATGTTGGATAAACTGTGGCGAACACTATTTTAATATATGTAGATCTTTTATCAATAACTACATAAATCATTAATCTCTATATatactctctttttttcttctttttaacaGAGGGATAGggagatgaggatgagttctgGAGGAGGTCTTGGATTGGCAGGTGAATAtaattttgctgttttgtggGTAATGTGCTTGAATATATGATTAGTGATGGTTTGTGCTGCTTTTTCCAGACTTGTAAGCTGAGAGTAAAACAGTTAAATCTGTTACGCCTTGCTGAATTCaaattcttttgtctttttattagaTATGCCTTTTGGCCCTAACAACCAGAAGTTCCCATTGGCCAGAATGGGCTTTGATGGTCACCAGGGACTCGGCGGACCAGTGGCGGGGGGCATGGTGCCCAA
This region includes:
- the sfpq gene encoding splicing factor, proline- and glutamine-rich isoform X1, translated to MSRDRFRNRGGFQQRGRGGGGGMRGGMGNPNFRNNNPQHPFQNRGPQPGGGYKPNQGNPVNQATPQKPEGTNVTQKPEMKSPPPQQQQQQQPDAQSKAPAQQQQLQQQQVQPPPTQQPPVQSPPPKNINTRPEPSTPQNQPRKNQQKTPVSGNGSKPPNSEGQTSRAADAAEPQEFKASLSMLRRPGEKTYTQRCRLFIGNLPNDITEDEFRKLFSKYGEPSEIFINQGKGFGFIRLESRALAEIAKAELDDKPMKGRPLRVRFATHSAALSIRNLSPYVSNELLEEAFSQFGVVERAVVIVDDRGRSVGKGIVEFATKPAARKALDRCNDGVFLLTASPRPVVVELMDQFDDEDGLPEKLAQKNPNYQKEREQPPRFARPGTFEFEYSQRWKSLDDMEKQQRQQVEKNIREAREKLEAEMEDAYHEHQANLLRQDLLRRQEELRRMEEMHNQEMQKRKEMQLRQEEERRRREEEMMRQREMEEQMRRKREESYRMGGFMDSRDREMRMSSGGGLGLADMPFGPNNQKFPLARMGFDGHQGLGGPVAGGMVPNEMHNERFPQGGPAGPRGMGPGNSGFGRVREEFEGPAKKPRF
- the sfpq gene encoding splicing factor, proline- and glutamine-rich isoform X2, whose amino-acid sequence is MSRDRFRNRGGFQQRGRGGGGGMRGGMGNPNFRNNNPQHPFQNRGPQPGGGYKPNQGNPVNQATPQKPEGTNVTQKPEMKSPPPQQQQQQQPDAQSKAPAQQQQLQQQQVQPPPTQQPPVQSPPPKNINTRPEPSTPQNQPRKNQQKTPVSGNGSKPPNSEGQTSRAADAAEPQEFKASLSMLRRPGEKTYTQRCRLFIGNLPNDITEDEFRKLFSKYGEPSEIFINQGKGFGFIRLESRALAEIAKAELDDKPMKGRPLRVRFATHSAALSIRNLSPYVSNELLEEAFSQFGVVERAVVIVDDRGRSVGKGIVEFATKPAARKALDRCNDGVFLLTASPRPVVVELMDQFDDEDGLPEKLAQKNPNYQKEREQPPRFARPGTFEFEYSQRWKSLDDMEKQQRQQVEKNIREAREKLEAEMEDAYHEHQANLLRQDLLRRQEELRRMEEMHNQEMQKRKEMQLRQEEERRRREEEMMRQREMEEQMRRKREESYRMGGFMDSRDREMRMSSGGGLGLADMPFGPNNQKFPLARMGFDGHQGLGGPVAGGMVPNEMGPWATDGG